In Candidatus Electrothrix scaldis, the genomic window AGGCCGATCAGGATGGTGATCCGTTGATTACCCATGATCCCCACTCGCCAGGTACCTGAGTCTGTCTCCAGGGTTTGATACGAGGGCTGTTTAAGAATGGTCGGTTTCGGTTCACGCCAGTGAGGGGGATATGCCTCAGGGGGAGTATTAGGAGGCGGGGGAGGGAGTTGTCTTTCCGGTCCTTGCTCTGCTGTCCGGGACGCTTGCTCCTCGACTTTTTGCTGGGTAAAGGCAGGGAAGGAGGCCAGGGAGATTGTGTTCGGCCAGTCAGTGGATTGGTAGAGGACATCCTGCCGACCTCCGAGGACCTGGATAATCAGCTCGCCCTGGTATTTTTCGCCATAAATGGAGCGCAGGGAGCTGCTGAAGTCCTGCCAATGTCCCTTGGGATGGATCACATGGAGTTGGCTCTCGCCCAGGGTGAGGATTTCCCGGTCAAGCCGCGCCAACTGAACCTTGCTGATAAGCGAGAGGAAATGAAGACCAAAGGCGATCAGGATAGTTCCGGAGATCAGAACAGAGAACAGGGCGATCTTGAGGCGGAACATCTCGTTATACCCTATGCCGGTTCTTTCAGGCGGTATCCCACCCCGCGAACGGTTTCTATCACTGGGGCACCGGGAAACTCCTTGATCTTGTTGCGCAGTCGTCGGATGTAAACATCCACCACATTGGTTTGCGGGTCAAAATCATAGCCCCAGACATGCTCAAGGATTTGAGTGCGGGTGTAGACCCGGTCCGGGCTGCGCAGGAGGAGTTCCAGGAGACTGAATTCCCGGGCGGTGAGTTCGATATCCTGCTCCTCAATCCTGATCTTGCGACTGATCAGGTCCACCACCAGAGCGCCGCATTGAAGGAGGTTGAGGGTATTTCCAGAGGCCCGTCGGGTAACGGCATGAAGGCGGGCTGCCAGCTCTTCAATAAAGAAGGGCTTGCAGAGATAATCGTCTGCTCCCAGGTTCAGGCCTTCCAGACGCTCACTCAGGGCGGATCGGGCCGTGAGCAGGATAACCGGTACGGTGTTTTTTTGTTCGCGCAGGTTGCGCAGGATGCTGAGTCCGTCCCGTCCCGGCAGCATGATGTCGAGGATGATGGCATCAAAGGACTGGGTGGTTGCGATATAATAGCCTTCATCACCATCCTCGCAGGCTGTGATGTCAAAGCTCAGTTCCTTCAGGCCCTTTTGCACAAAGGCGCTGATTTTTCGGTCATCTTCAACCAAGAGGATTTTCATAAGTCGTGGCATTGTTCTTCTGTCCGGCCTTGCATGCCGGTTTCTTGCTATCCCCCTTTGGGGAACACTTTTCCTGAAAAAACTATACCCTAATCCTTCCAGGGCAGCAAACGCTTCTGTGGCTGTTGTCGGATGCGAGGCTCCTCAGATCGCGAATTTCTTGATTTCTTTCTTTGGGATGATAAGGGAAACATGGTATCCTCTTGCAAGTTTTGCTGTCCCGCTCCCCGTGAGAAGGCTGCAAGGCTTCTCCTGTTCATAGGTAAGATCAAGGTAAGATCATGCTGTTCAACCGTACCCTCATCAATAACCCTCATTAATAAAGGATCGCTCTATGCATTTTCAGCGTACTCGTTTCTTGCTCACTTGTCTGCTGGCCTCTTTTTTTCTGGTTTCCGGGCTGATACACTCTTCTCCGGCGAAAGAATCTCCTGCCTCTGCAACAAAAATATGCATCACCAAAGGCTGGCCCCATGAGCAGAGTGATCTTCAGCCAGACCCTTCCCTGATTTTCGGTACCCTGGAAAACGGCTTTCGTTATGTCCTGATGCCAAATCATGAACCCAAGGGGCGGGTGGCCATGTATCTCAATGTGCAGTCCGGTTCTCTCCAGGAGACAGATAAACAACGAGGGCTGGCCCATTATCTGGAACATATGCTCTTTGAAGGTAGTACCCATTATCCACCGGGTACCTTAGTCGAGTACTTTCAGTCCATCGGGATGGAGTTTGGGGCAGATACCAATGCCCATACCTCCTATGATGAGACAGTCTATAAATTGATGCTTCCGAACAGCCAGGAAAAGACCCTGAAGGACGGGTTGGTGGTTTTGGGGGATTATGCAAGTGGTGCGCTTCTCTTGGAAAGAGAAGTGGATCAGGAGCGCGGTATTATCCTTGCAGAAAAACGAACCAGGGATTCTGCCTACAGGCGGATATATAAGGTAAGTCGAGAGCGGGGGCTGGTCGGAACCCTTGTGGCGGAGCGTGATATCATCGGCACAGAAGAGGTGCTGAAAACGGCTGACTCGGCTCTGCTCAGACAGTATTACGAGACCTGGTATCGCCCGGAGAATATGATCCTGGTGGCTGTGGGGGATGCGGATATTGCTTTATTGGAAAAACTGGTAAAGAAACACTTTGCAGGTTTGCAGGCCAAAACACCTCCTCCTCCCTGTCTGGATTTGGGGAAGGTTGCAGAAAGCGGAACCGAGGCCATCTACCTCTTTGAAGAGGATCTCGGCAGTACTGAGGTCTCTCTGGAATCTGTATGGAATGTTGCCCCTCCGCAACCGACCAAGGCTGAGGCCCTTCTTAACCTGAAACAGTATGTTGCCCAGGTGATGATGTATAACCGCCTGCAACGTTTGGTCAATCGGCCCAAAAGCCCCATGACCAGTGCTGAATTTTCCAGCGGTATCTTTCTGCAGCACTTGGGGTATACCTCCATTGAGGCGAAAACTTCACCTGATAAATGGCGCCAGACCTTGGAGGCCATCACAACCGCTCAGCGCCAGGCCCAGAAGTTTGGTTTTGCTGCTCCTGAACTGGACCGCGCTAAGAAACAGATCCTCATAAGTTTACAAAAAGAAGTGCAGGTGGCAGACAGCAGGGAAAGCGATGATTTAGTCTATAACATTATCAATGCCCTGAATGATAATGAGGTGCTCCTCTCGCCGCAACAGGA contains:
- a CDS encoding response regulator transcription factor, with product MPRLMKILLVEDDRKISAFVQKGLKELSFDITACEDGDEGYYIATTQSFDAIILDIMLPGRDGLSILRNLREQKNTVPVILLTARSALSERLEGLNLGADDYLCKPFFIEELAARLHAVTRRASGNTLNLLQCGALVVDLISRKIRIEEQDIELTAREFSLLELLLRSPDRVYTRTQILEHVWGYDFDPQTNVVDVYIRRLRNKIKEFPGAPVIETVRGVGYRLKEPA